Proteins encoded by one window of Prevotella nigrescens:
- a CDS encoding D-2-hydroxyacid dehydrogenase → MKIVDLDGYAANPGDISWDGVKELGEFTFYDYSEDNQIIERAKDAEIVLVNKINMTRQIIEQLPRLKYIGELATGYNNIDLQAAKEHGVVVTNIPAYSTDSVTQFVFAHLLNVATHIDHYACQTRKGIWSSKKTFCYWDEPLFELAGKTLGIVGLGHIGTKVAWVGHMLGMDISAYTSKSSNELPEWVRKTTLEGLYHTADIITLHCPLTKENTRMINKEALAQMLPGTILINTGRGALVDEEAVANALEEGHLKAYCADVMEQEPPRKDNPLIKQPNAYITPHIAWATLEARQRLMDICVENIRMFIAGSPQNVVNN, encoded by the coding sequence ATGAAAATAGTAGATTTAGATGGTTATGCAGCTAACCCTGGAGATATCTCATGGGACGGCGTAAAAGAATTAGGAGAATTCACATTTTATGATTATTCTGAGGATAATCAAATTATTGAAAGAGCTAAAGATGCAGAGATTGTTCTTGTCAATAAAATAAATATGACAAGACAAATTATCGAACAATTACCCAGACTAAAATACATCGGAGAATTGGCTACTGGTTATAATAATATTGATTTACAAGCAGCCAAGGAACACGGTGTTGTAGTAACAAATATTCCTGCATACAGTACCGATAGTGTTACACAGTTTGTCTTCGCTCATTTATTAAACGTTGCAACCCATATTGACCATTACGCTTGTCAAACACGTAAAGGCATTTGGAGTTCAAAAAAAACATTTTGTTATTGGGACGAACCTCTCTTCGAACTTGCTGGAAAAACATTGGGGATAGTTGGATTAGGACATATTGGAACAAAAGTCGCATGGGTCGGACACATGTTAGGCATGGATATCTCGGCTTATACAAGCAAAAGTAGCAATGAATTGCCAGAATGGGTTCGTAAAACTACATTAGAAGGACTCTATCATACTGCAGATATCATTACACTCCATTGTCCGTTAACAAAAGAAAACACACGTATGATCAATAAAGAAGCGTTAGCACAAATGCTACCTGGTACAATTTTAATAAATACTGGACGAGGTGCACTGGTTGATGAGGAGGCCGTTGCCAATGCATTAGAAGAAGGACACCTAAAAGCATATTGTGCTGACGTTATGGAACAGGAACCTCCACGCAAAGATAACCCATTAATAAAACAGCCAAATGCTTATATTACACCACATATTGCATGGGCTACGTTAGAAGCACGCCAACGATTAATGGATATTTGCGTTGAAAATATTAGAATGTTTATAGCAGGTAGTCCACAGAATGTTGTAAACAATTAA
- a CDS encoding trimeric intracellular cation channel family protein, whose protein sequence is MTFNDPQFAGALLELIEGLGTLAFAISGIRHAAEKHFDWFGGYVCGFAVAIGGGTIRDTILGVKPFWTTDIRYLCVTAIALFLAIILRKRMKKLNNTWFVFDTLGLAFFTIAGMQKTLTFGFPFWVAIVMGCITGVAGGVIRDVLLNNEPVILQKEIYAIASVAGGILYYILLILNFSITFTVIATFLLIVLIRFVAVYYHIQLPVLRDED, encoded by the coding sequence ATGACATTCAACGACCCACAGTTCGCTGGTGCTCTCTTAGAACTTATTGAAGGATTAGGAACATTGGCTTTCGCTATTTCAGGTATAAGGCATGCAGCAGAAAAACATTTCGACTGGTTTGGAGGATATGTATGCGGATTTGCAGTAGCTATAGGTGGCGGAACTATTCGCGATACTATATTAGGTGTTAAACCTTTCTGGACAACCGACATTCGTTATTTGTGTGTTACTGCCATTGCCTTATTCCTGGCTATAATATTAAGGAAACGTATGAAGAAACTAAACAATACATGGTTTGTTTTTGACACCTTGGGTTTAGCTTTCTTTACAATTGCAGGAATGCAGAAAACCCTAACATTCGGATTTCCTTTCTGGGTTGCTATTGTTATGGGCTGTATTACAGGAGTTGCCGGCGGTGTTATTCGCGATGTCCTATTAAATAATGAGCCCGTTATCCTCCAAAAAGAAATCTATGCAATCGCAAGTGTTGCAGGTGGTATACTCTATTACATACTATTAATATTAAATTTCAGTATCACTTTCACTGTCATTGCAACATTTCTCCTAATTGTCCTAATTCGTTTTGTGGCTGTGTATTATCATATCCAATTGCCCGTTTTACGAGATGAAGATTAA
- a CDS encoding replication-associated recombination protein A: MEPLAERMRPHTLDEYVGQSHLVGKNAVLRNMIDSGHVPSFILWGPPGVGKTTLAQIIANKLETPFYTLSAIASGVKDVRNVIERAKNGRFFNSISPILFIDEIHRFSKSQQDSLLGAVEKGIVTLIGATTENPSFEVIKPLLSRCQVYVLKSLNKEELLKLLTNAITQDTYLKKKNIELKETEALLRYSGGDARKLLNIFELTIDASKQNNDIVITNERVTKCLQQTPLAYDKDGEMHYNIISAFIKSIRGSDPDATLYWMARMIEGGEDPEFIARRLIISAAEDIGLANPNALLLANAAFDSVMKIGWPEARITLAEVAVYLAVSPKSNSTYQGIGAALAEVRNSGNQPVPLPLCNAPTELMASLGYHDGYKNPHEHPAHFIEQQYLPDMLTDKRFWHPQHSPQEDKYYQWILQCWGDRYKK; this comes from the coding sequence ATGGAACCATTAGCAGAAAGAATGCGTCCACACACGCTTGATGAATATGTTGGGCAAAGTCATTTAGTGGGGAAAAATGCAGTCCTGAGGAATATGATAGATTCAGGGCATGTTCCATCATTCATTCTGTGGGGTCCTCCTGGAGTAGGGAAAACAACTTTAGCACAAATTATTGCAAATAAACTTGAAACTCCATTTTATACTTTATCGGCTATTGCGAGTGGTGTAAAAGATGTACGTAATGTAATAGAAAGAGCTAAAAATGGAAGATTTTTTAATTCAATTTCACCTATCTTATTTATTGATGAGATACATCGCTTCTCCAAATCTCAACAAGACTCATTGCTTGGAGCTGTTGAGAAAGGCATAGTTACACTTATTGGCGCAACTACCGAAAATCCTTCTTTTGAGGTTATTAAGCCATTATTATCAAGGTGCCAAGTTTATGTTCTTAAAAGCTTAAATAAAGAAGAGCTGCTTAAATTGCTTACGAACGCAATTACGCAAGACACCTATCTCAAAAAAAAGAACATTGAGCTTAAGGAAACCGAAGCTTTATTACGATATAGTGGCGGTGATGCCAGAAAGTTATTAAATATCTTCGAACTTACAATTGATGCATCAAAACAGAATAACGATATTGTTATTACAAACGAACGTGTTACAAAATGTCTACAACAAACACCTCTTGCATACGATAAAGATGGAGAAATGCACTATAATATTATCTCTGCCTTTATCAAATCGATTCGAGGAAGCGATCCTGATGCCACACTCTATTGGATGGCAAGAATGATAGAAGGAGGGGAAGATCCTGAATTTATTGCCCGTAGATTGATTATTAGTGCAGCAGAAGATATAGGATTAGCCAATCCCAATGCTTTACTTTTGGCAAATGCGGCTTTCGATAGTGTGATGAAAATAGGTTGGCCTGAAGCCAGAATTACTTTAGCCGAGGTTGCAGTTTACTTAGCTGTATCACCAAAAAGCAATTCAACTTATCAAGGAATAGGTGCAGCGTTAGCAGAAGTTCGTAACAGTGGAAATCAACCTGTTCCACTTCCACTATGCAATGCTCCTACAGAATTAATGGCATCGTTGGGTTATCATGATGGATATAAAAATCCTCATGAACATCCAGCACATTTCATAGAACAACAGTATTTGCCAGATATGCTTACAGACAAACGTTTTTGGCACCCACAACATTCGCCACAAGAAGACAAATACTATCAATGGATATTACAATGTTGGGGAGACAGATACAAAAAATAA
- a CDS encoding IS4 family transposase, translated as MNIGKYIFSQVIDFVPRYQFDKLVTKYKGDRHSRELNSYNHLLHLLFGQITGCDSLRDICMCLTAHHNILYHLGIRKTVTHSSLSRANENRNYHIYEELGKYLIEQVRPLYSETKLSEVSVDNVLYALDSTTISTSIVLATWALGKYSKGAVKMHTLLDLHGSIPASIHITDGKWHDSNELDRIEPEPLAFYMMDKAYVDFDALYRFHKAGAFWICRPKDNMRYEIVDHKEDFDVSTGVRGDFTIRLTTCKSRKLYPEHIRKVCYYDAVNGKEVEFITNNFEIEALEIANLYRHRWDIEVFFKWIKQNIVVKTLWGFSKNAVSTHLWVAIITYLLIAKMKHEYKSPYSITEVATLIRISVLEKVNLKELITEQDPLPSHNQYVKERSLFDDI; from the coding sequence ATGAATATTGGAAAGTACATATTCTCTCAAGTCATAGACTTTGTTCCTCGTTACCAGTTTGATAAACTTGTCACGAAATATAAAGGTGATAGACATTCAAGAGAATTAAACAGCTATAATCATCTGTTACATTTATTGTTCGGTCAGATTACTGGCTGTGATTCCTTAAGAGACATATGTATGTGCCTGACAGCACATCATAATATATTGTATCATTTAGGAATTCGCAAAACAGTCACTCATTCTTCGTTATCTCGAGCCAATGAGAACCGCAACTATCACATATACGAGGAACTGGGCAAATATCTCATTGAACAAGTACGTCCATTGTATTCAGAGACAAAATTGTCAGAGGTATCTGTTGACAATGTACTTTATGCTTTAGACTCCACAACAATATCAACAAGCATAGTGCTTGCAACCTGGGCTTTGGGTAAATACAGTAAGGGAGCAGTTAAAATGCACACATTACTTGATTTACATGGAAGCATTCCTGCCAGCATTCATATTACAGACGGCAAATGGCATGACAGTAACGAACTGGATAGGATTGAGCCAGAGCCACTTGCATTTTATATGATGGATAAGGCATATGTGGACTTTGATGCATTATACAGATTTCATAAGGCTGGTGCATTTTGGATTTGCCGTCCAAAAGACAACATGCGATATGAGATTGTAGACCACAAAGAAGACTTTGATGTAAGCACTGGAGTAAGAGGCGATTTTACAATACGCCTAACTACATGCAAATCCAGAAAGCTATATCCTGAACATATCCGAAAAGTGTGTTACTATGATGCAGTCAACGGTAAAGAAGTCGAATTCATAACCAATAACTTTGAGATTGAAGCATTAGAAATTGCAAATCTCTATAGACACAGATGGGATATTGAGGTCTTCTTCAAATGGATCAAACAAAATATTGTTGTCAAGACTTTATGGGGATTTTCAAAGAATGCGGTAAGCACCCATCTGTGGGTTGCAATTATCACATATCTTCTAATTGCCAAGATGAAGCATGAGTACAAAAGCCCATATTCAATAACAGAGGTGGCTACTTTAATAAGAATTTCAGTACTTGAAAAAGTAAACTTGAAAGAGCTTATAACGGAGCAAGACCCTCTTCCATCTCATAATCAATATGTCAAAGAACGATCTCTTTTTGATGATATTTAA
- the recJ gene encoding single-stranded-DNA-specific exonuclease RecJ, producing the protein MQLKWNYTPSTSEQTNAAIELGEKLNIGPILASLLIRRGITTESAAKRFFRPQLSDLIDPFLMRDMDIAVDRLNDAMGRKERIMVYGDYDVDGCTAVALVYKFLRQFYSNIDYYIPDRYDEGYGVSKKGIDFAKETGVKLIIILDCGIKAVEEINYAKEQGIDFIICDHHVPDNNMPPAVAILNPKRADDSFPFKELCGCGVGFKFMQAFAKNNNIPFSRLIPLLDFCAVSIAADLVPVVGENRILAFHGLKQLNQNPSVGLQAIIDICGLTGREISMGDIIFKIGPRINASGRMENGKESVDLLVERDLAAALSEAKHIDKYNDKRKDVDRQMTDEANQIVERLESQKHQNSIVLYDEHWKKGVIGIVASRLTEIYYRPTIVITREGDLATGSARTAAGFDLYAAIESCSDLLINFGGHTYAAGLTLRWENVKDFRDRFQKYVDEHIEPHQTEATLDIDAIIDFKDITKKFHSDLRRFAPFGPENVKPLFCTKEVFDFGTSKVVGREQEHIKLELVDSKSNNVMNGIAFGQSRSARYIKSKRSFDIVYTIEDNVFKRGAVQLQIEGIRPSENE; encoded by the coding sequence ATGCAATTGAAATGGAACTACACACCATCTACATCTGAACAGACTAATGCAGCAATAGAATTAGGCGAGAAACTCAATATAGGTCCAATCCTTGCTTCGTTACTTATAAGGCGTGGGATAACTACAGAGAGTGCAGCAAAGCGATTTTTTCGTCCGCAACTTTCTGACCTTATCGACCCTTTCTTAATGCGAGATATGGATATTGCAGTTGATAGATTGAACGATGCAATGGGGCGTAAAGAGCGTATTATGGTCTACGGGGATTACGATGTAGATGGTTGTACAGCTGTAGCATTGGTGTATAAATTTTTACGACAGTTCTATTCTAATATAGATTACTACATTCCTGACCGCTACGATGAAGGGTATGGTGTGAGTAAGAAAGGAATAGATTTTGCAAAAGAAACAGGGGTAAAGCTTATTATCATACTCGATTGTGGTATAAAAGCTGTTGAAGAGATTAATTATGCAAAGGAACAAGGTATCGATTTTATTATTTGCGACCATCATGTTCCAGATAATAACATGCCTCCGGCTGTAGCTATATTAAATCCGAAACGTGCTGACGACAGCTTCCCATTCAAGGAATTGTGTGGTTGCGGCGTAGGTTTCAAGTTTATGCAAGCCTTTGCAAAGAACAACAACATACCGTTTTCGCGTCTTATTCCGCTGCTCGACTTCTGCGCAGTGAGTATTGCTGCCGACCTCGTTCCCGTTGTAGGCGAAAATCGTATCCTTGCTTTCCATGGCTTAAAGCAACTAAATCAAAATCCCAGTGTAGGATTACAAGCCATAATAGATATATGTGGACTTACGGGAAGAGAAATCTCGATGGGTGATATTATCTTCAAGATAGGTCCACGTATTAATGCCAGCGGTCGTATGGAGAACGGAAAGGAAAGTGTAGATCTGCTTGTGGAACGCGATTTGGCTGCTGCGCTGTCGGAAGCGAAGCACATTGACAAGTACAATGACAAGCGAAAAGATGTGGACAGGCAGATGACAGATGAAGCCAACCAGATTGTTGAGCGGCTTGAGAGCCAGAAACATCAAAACAGCATTGTGCTTTATGACGAGCATTGGAAGAAAGGCGTCATTGGCATTGTAGCTTCTCGCCTCACGGAAATTTACTATCGTCCCACCATAGTCATTACTCGCGAAGGCGATTTAGCCACAGGTTCGGCACGAACTGCAGCAGGTTTCGACCTCTATGCTGCTATAGAAAGTTGCAGCGACTTGCTCATCAACTTTGGCGGTCATACCTATGCGGCAGGTTTAACATTGAGATGGGAGAATGTAAAAGATTTCCGAGATCGTTTTCAAAAGTATGTTGATGAACATATAGAACCTCATCAAACAGAAGCAACATTAGATATTGATGCCATTATAGACTTTAAGGATATTACCAAAAAGTTTCATAGCGACCTAAGACGGTTTGCACCGTTCGGTCCGGAGAACGTGAAACCGTTATTCTGCACGAAGGAAGTATTCGATTTTGGTACCAGCAAAGTTGTTGGTAGAGAGCAAGAACATATTAAGTTAGAGCTTGTTGATTCAAAATCGAACAATGTAATGAATGGCATCGCTTTTGGACAAAGTCGTTCTGCACGCTATATTAAGTCGAAACGTTCATTCGACATCGTTTACACAATCGAAGATAATGTGTTCAAGCGTGGTGCTGTTCAACTTCAGATAGAGGGTATTCGCCCCTCTGAAAACGAATAG
- a CDS encoding ATP-dependent DNA helicase RecQ: MTYKEILHKYWNYPDFRGIQSEVIESIGAGKDTLGLMPTGGGKSITFQVPALAKEGVCIVITPLISLMKDQVDNLCHRHIKAAAIHSGLSRDEIVSTLENCIFGGIKILYISPERIGSELFQAKLKHMKVCFITVDEAHCISQWGYDFRPSYLEIINVRKLLPNVPLLALTATATPEVVKDIQLRLGFAKENVFRMSFERKNLSYVLRTTQEKFNEMLHILQSVNGSAIVYCRSRERTKEAAEFLVKNGISATWYHAGLENVDKNKRQNEWQADEIRVIVATNAFGMGIDKANVRLVIHLDPPNSIEAYFQEAGRAGRDGGKSYAILLHTPGNDERNLKKRVKENFPTKEDIRTIYEHLAYFYQIGVDSGRDTTFEFPIDKFCIYFHHFPIQVNAALQILKLAGYIDYNPDPDTKARIRFILARDELYRLGEQTGEEETVISALLRNYPGLFTDYRYVDESYIADVVGLDRNQTYHILQDLSRRRIINFIPRKNIPIIKYLQNRVDSEKLEIPKAIYEDRKEKFEKRIVAMISYIQNNYICRSRQLLRYFGEKRSVDCGYCDVCLAYKGEDKELKRMLRASIFNLLSDGKKHHVTELKCMDGTASVTNQDTLRIVLKELIAEEYIYMDGSYLYWNSK; encoded by the coding sequence ATGACTTACAAAGAAATTCTTCATAAATATTGGAATTATCCTGATTTCCGAGGTATTCAGAGCGAAGTTATAGAGAGCATAGGTGCCGGAAAAGACACGCTGGGACTGATGCCTACGGGTGGAGGCAAGTCCATAACGTTCCAAGTACCTGCATTGGCAAAGGAAGGAGTGTGCATTGTCATCACTCCTTTAATCTCGTTGATGAAAGACCAAGTAGACAATCTTTGCCACCGACACATCAAGGCAGCGGCAATACATTCTGGTTTATCACGCGATGAAATAGTCTCAACACTCGAGAATTGTATTTTCGGCGGTATAAAAATACTTTATATTTCTCCTGAACGTATTGGGTCTGAGCTGTTTCAAGCAAAATTAAAACACATGAAGGTCTGCTTTATTACTGTAGACGAGGCTCACTGCATCAGTCAATGGGGGTATGATTTCCGTCCTTCTTATCTTGAAATCATAAATGTCAGAAAACTACTTCCCAATGTCCCTCTGCTTGCACTTACTGCAACGGCTACTCCAGAAGTTGTTAAAGATATTCAGTTGAGATTAGGATTTGCCAAAGAGAACGTGTTTCGAATGAGCTTCGAGCGAAAGAATCTTTCTTATGTTTTGCGCACGACGCAAGAAAAATTCAATGAAATGCTTCATATTTTACAGTCCGTAAATGGTTCTGCCATTGTGTATTGCCGGAGTAGGGAACGTACGAAAGAAGCTGCTGAGTTCTTAGTTAAGAACGGAATCTCTGCTACGTGGTATCATGCAGGATTAGAAAATGTAGATAAAAACAAACGCCAAAATGAGTGGCAAGCTGATGAAATACGTGTTATTGTTGCTACTAATGCTTTTGGAATGGGTATCGATAAAGCTAATGTTCGTTTGGTTATACATCTTGATCCACCTAATTCAATCGAAGCCTATTTCCAAGAAGCGGGGCGAGCAGGTAGAGATGGTGGAAAATCGTATGCAATTTTACTCCATACCCCTGGTAACGATGAGCGTAATTTAAAGAAGCGAGTAAAAGAGAATTTCCCTACAAAAGAGGACATACGTACTATTTACGAACATTTAGCGTACTTCTATCAGATAGGTGTAGATAGTGGGAGAGATACTACTTTCGAGTTTCCCATCGATAAATTCTGCATTTATTTCCATCATTTCCCCATCCAAGTAAATGCCGCTTTGCAGATATTGAAACTTGCAGGGTATATTGATTATAATCCAGATCCAGATACTAAGGCTCGCATTCGTTTCATTTTAGCGCGCGATGAATTATATAGATTAGGAGAACAAACAGGTGAAGAGGAAACAGTAATTTCTGCTTTATTGCGAAATTATCCAGGTTTGTTTACAGATTATCGTTATGTTGATGAAAGCTATATAGCAGATGTGGTCGGGTTGGATAGAAATCAGACTTATCATATACTACAAGACCTCAGTCGGAGACGAATTATAAATTTTATTCCACGTAAGAATATCCCCATAATAAAATATCTCCAAAATCGTGTTGATAGTGAGAAATTAGAAATCCCGAAAGCTATCTACGAAGATAGAAAAGAAAAATTTGAAAAACGTATTGTGGCTATGATAAGTTACATCCAAAACAATTATATATGTCGTAGTCGACAACTCTTACGCTATTTTGGAGAAAAACGAAGCGTAGATTGTGGCTACTGTGATGTTTGTTTAGCCTATAAAGGCGAGGATAAAGAATTGAAAAGAATGTTACGAGCTTCCATATTCAATCTATTATCAGATGGCAAGAAACATCATGTTACCGAATTAAAGTGCATGGACGGTACTGCTTCCGTAACGAATCAAGACACATTGCGAATAGTTTTGAAAGAACTTATTGCCGAAGAATATATATACATGGACGGAAGTTATCTTTATTGGAATTCCAAATAG
- a CDS encoding co-chaperone GroES: protein MKIKPLADRVLVLPIEAEQKVGGIIIPDTAKEKPQRGKVVAVGNGTKDEDMILKVGDEVFYGKYAGTEIENEGEKYLMMRQSDVLAIVE from the coding sequence ATGAAAATTAAACCATTAGCAGACAGAGTGCTTGTTCTTCCTATCGAGGCAGAGCAGAAAGTAGGTGGAATTATTATTCCCGACACAGCAAAAGAAAAGCCACAGCGTGGCAAGGTGGTTGCTGTTGGTAACGGTACAAAAGACGAAGATATGATTTTGAAGGTCGGCGACGAAGTTTTCTATGGCAAGTATGCCGGTACTGAAATCGAAAACGAGGGTGAGAAGTATCTTATGATGCGACAAAGCGACGTTCTTGCTATCGTAGAATAA
- the groL gene encoding chaperonin GroEL (60 kDa chaperone family; promotes refolding of misfolded polypeptides especially under stressful conditions; forms two stacked rings of heptamers to form a barrel-shaped 14mer; ends can be capped by GroES; misfolded proteins enter the barrel where they are refolded when GroES binds), producing the protein MAKDIKFNKDARELLKSGVDQLADAVKVTLGPKGRNVVLGKKFGAPQITKDGVTVAKEIELEDSFENAGAQLVKSVASKTGDDAGDGTTTATILTQAIVTEGLKNVAAGANPMDLKRGIDKAVNEVVGFIKNNAEIVGNNYDKIEQVATVSANNDPEIGKLLADAMRKVSKDGVITIEESKTRDTNIDVVEGMQFDHGYLSGYFVTDTDKMEVLMENPYILLYDKKISNVKDFLPILQPAAESGRPLLVIAEDVDSEALTTLVVNRLRGGLKICAVKAPGFGDRRKAMLEDIAVLTGGVVISEDKGLTLDKATLEMLGSAKKVTVSKDFTTIVDGAGSKESIAERVNAIKSEIANTKSQYDKEKLQERLAKLAGGVAVLYVGANSEVEMKEKKDRVDDALCATRAATEEGVVIGGGTTYIRAQEALKDLKGDNPDEQTGINIVCRAIEEPLRQIVSNAGGEGAVVVNKVREGKGDFGYNACCDKYEDLRAAGVIDPAKVARVALENAASIAGMFLTTECIVVDKPEEAPAAPMNPGMGGMM; encoded by the coding sequence ATGGCTAAAGATATTAAATTCAACAAAGATGCCCGCGAATTGCTTAAAAGCGGTGTAGACCAACTTGCCGATGCTGTAAAAGTAACATTAGGTCCTAAGGGGAGAAATGTAGTTCTTGGAAAGAAATTCGGTGCTCCTCAAATCACAAAAGATGGTGTTACGGTAGCAAAGGAAATAGAACTTGAAGACAGTTTCGAGAATGCCGGTGCACAGCTCGTTAAGAGTGTGGCAAGCAAGACTGGAGACGATGCCGGCGATGGTACGACAACAGCAACTATCTTGACACAGGCTATCGTTACGGAGGGTTTGAAGAATGTGGCTGCCGGTGCCAATCCAATGGACTTGAAGCGCGGTATCGACAAGGCTGTCAATGAAGTTGTAGGCTTCATTAAGAATAATGCCGAAATTGTTGGCAACAACTACGACAAGATAGAACAGGTGGCAACCGTAAGTGCCAACAATGACCCTGAAATAGGTAAGTTGCTTGCTGATGCTATGCGCAAGGTATCAAAAGACGGTGTCATCACCATTGAAGAAAGCAAGACTCGCGACACCAATATTGACGTTGTTGAGGGTATGCAGTTCGACCATGGCTATCTTTCAGGCTATTTCGTAACAGATACGGACAAGATGGAAGTGCTCATGGAGAATCCATATATCCTTCTTTACGACAAGAAGATTTCTAACGTGAAAGATTTCTTGCCTATCTTGCAGCCTGCTGCCGAGAGTGGTCGTCCATTGTTAGTTATCGCAGAAGATGTCGATTCAGAGGCTTTGACCACATTGGTAGTAAACCGTTTGCGTGGCGGATTGAAGATTTGCGCTGTTAAGGCTCCAGGATTCGGCGACCGTCGCAAGGCTATGCTCGAAGACATAGCTGTACTCACAGGCGGTGTTGTTATCAGCGAAGACAAGGGATTGACACTCGACAAGGCTACACTCGAAATGTTGGGCTCAGCTAAGAAAGTAACTGTTTCTAAGGATTTCACAACAATCGTAGACGGTGCAGGCTCTAAAGAGAGCATTGCAGAACGTGTAAACGCTATCAAGAGCGAAATTGCAAATACAAAGAGCCAGTACGACAAGGAGAAACTTCAGGAACGTTTGGCAAAACTTGCCGGTGGTGTTGCAGTGCTTTATGTGGGTGCTAACTCTGAAGTTGAGATGAAAGAAAAGAAAGACCGTGTAGACGATGCACTCTGTGCAACTCGTGCAGCAACCGAAGAAGGTGTTGTTATAGGTGGTGGTACTACTTATATTCGTGCGCAAGAAGCATTGAAAGACCTCAAAGGTGATAACCCTGACGAGCAGACAGGTATAAATATTGTCTGCCGTGCCATAGAGGAACCGCTTCGTCAGATTGTTTCTAATGCCGGCGGAGAGGGTGCAGTAGTTGTCAATAAAGTACGTGAAGGCAAGGGCGATTTCGGTTACAATGCTTGTTGCGACAAGTACGAAGACTTGCGTGCGGCAGGTGTCATCGACCCAGCCAAGGTGGCTCGTGTTGCTTTGGAGAATGCAGCTTCAATCGCAGGTATGTTCCTCACGACAGAGTGTATTGTTGTTGATAAACCTGAGGAAGCTCCTGCTGCTCCAATGAATCCTGGTATGGGAGGTATGATGTAA